In the Euphorbia lathyris chromosome 5, ddEupLath1.1, whole genome shotgun sequence genome, one interval contains:
- the LOC136228886 gene encoding uncharacterized protein: MADHQNAEKDEQSTKTLGLREMAEEQYHKIKENAETYPYVWASYIVVYGGFGLWMAYRWRKLRKTEDRVRALQTRLRKLVDSQDSATSATLEKVSPDIDKHSSK, translated from the coding sequence ATGGCTGATCACCAGAATGCAGAGAAAGATGAGCAAAGCACAAAGACCCTTGGTTTAAGGGAAATGGCAGAAGAACAGTATCATAAGATCAAGGAGAATGCAGAAACATATCCTTATGTATGGGCATCATATATAGTAGTATATGGTGGTTTTGGGTTATGGATGGCTTACAGGTGGAGAAAACTTCGAAAGACTGAGGATAGAGTTCGAGCTCTTCAAACCAGGCTCCGAAAACTTGTTGACTCGCAAGATTCTGCTACTTCAGCTACTCTTGAAAAGGTTTCCCCTGACATAGATAAGCACTCCTCCAAATAG